A DNA window from Calliphora vicina chromosome 1, idCalVici1.1, whole genome shotgun sequence contains the following coding sequences:
- the LOC135963930 gene encoding uncharacterized protein LOC135963930, whose product MKLNFIIILMIFAKASRSLLYPASSSLGLVSSVSVPITELLPDRRCIIDWCFQMSYDLPYKLSSFYNIPIWPGKHGPKTRKRDLNSFLLDPFNNWSIFEKYNATEHQGRHPSDFTAGELYQTIEDFLVSYGYHETCLLKSVCELAKHPFAEEHRNLLTDILTFILTPSLHEGFVKSEQIYRESYEDAERSGFLGEDCVFLYPDCERDLLNNLSKIIS is encoded by the exons atgaagttaaatttcataataattttaatgatcTTTGCAAAAGCATCTAGGTCCCTTTTATATCCAGCATCATCGTCTTTGGGT TTGGTTTCATCAGTATCTGTGCCTATTACGGAACTGTTGCCTGATCGACGTTGCATTATAGATTGGTGCTTTCAAATGTCATACGACTTGCCTTATAAACTGTCGTCGTTTTACAATATCCCCATTTGGCCGGGTAAACATGGTCCAAAAACCCGCAAGCGTGATCTTAATTCATTTTTACTTGACCCTTTTAACAATTGGTCgatatttgaaaaatacaatGCTACCGAACATCAAGGACGTCATCCAAGTGATTTTACGGCTGGCGAACTGTATCAAACTATCGAGGATTTCTTAGTCAG TTATGGATACCATGAAACTTGTCTATTGAAAAGTGTTTGTGAATTGGCCAAACATCCATTTGCTGAAGAACATCGAAATCTTTTAACcgatattttaacatttattctGAC GCCATCATTGCATGAGGGTTTTGTTAAATCAGAACAAATCTATCGTGAATCCTATGAAGATGCGGAAAGAAGTGGTTTTCTGGGTGAGGACTGTGTATTTTTATATCCCGACTGTGAACGTGATTTATTAAACAATCTTTCGAAAATAATAAGTTGA
- the LOC135963560 gene encoding uncharacterized protein LOC135963560 — protein MRVMRILFFILLFCIGFIQWSECVFGQTNSIDTNQKSTLRPAVERVFSRKKRWMLFPKGAHLKFTLNVSKRLLAMFPKGFNFNFEAAVYYPMPSARIDLIPKRFRKPTTKAPAPKGPTPLNLVGIPGSLIKYRAKPATKPPKVQRIDQNVSSLQWVSSPSSSSSNLYFNNSQTWSKYSSSEYLKNYQWSPEKQQKYVNKYSNYNNNKWNRWSSNAKWPQTIQYPSINNKWNPRPRFSRDVSNVDDQISSIDDYHHREYEPIYFEDLEPFEDSPHYHSYRGRRELFHHFEGFSKILGIDMKSCILRAVCDSKRFLLPPGYSMIQDILRVVFTFPTINGLKDDYTRIMETDYETCDAHVHNKCPFSILDWLLNSKKSL, from the exons ATGCGTGTTATgcgcattttattttttatattattattttgtattgggTTCATCCAGTGGTCGGAGTGTGTCTTCGGCCAAACGAATTCAATAGACACGAATCAGAAATCCACATTGAGACCTGCAGTGGAACGGGTGTTTTCACGTAAGAAAAGATGGATGCTATTTCCAAAAGGAGCACATCTCAAGTTCACTTTGAATGTTAGTAAACGTCTGCTAGCCATGTTTCCGAAaggatttaattttaatttcgaagCGGCAGTTTACTATCCAATGCCCTCCGCTAGAATAGATCTGATACCTAAGAGATTTAGAAAACCTACTACGAAAGCACCTGCTCCTAAGGGGCCCACACCGCTGAACTTAGTTGGAATACCGGGATCGTTGATAAAATACCGTGCCAAACCGGCAACTAAACCACCAAAGGTGCAACGTATTGACCAAAATGTGTCATCATTGCAATGGGTATCATCACCATCATCCTCTTCAtccaatttatattttaacaacTCTCAAACGTGGTCCAAATACAGTTCCTCCGAATATTTGAAAAACTATCAGTGGTCACCggaaaagcaacaaaaatatgtgaataaatattccaactacaataataataaatggaATCGATGGTCTTCAAATGCAAAGTGGCCACAAACAATACAATATCCATCTATCAATAACAAGTGGAATCCTCGACCCCGTTTCAGTAGAGATGTTAGTAATGTCGATGACCAGATTTCATCAATAGACGACTATCATCACAGGGAATATGAACCAATTTACTTTGAGGATCTAGAACCATTTGAAGACTCTCCCCACTATCATTCATATCGAGGTCGTAGAGAACTATTTCATCACTTTGAAGGGTTTTCAAAGAT ttTAGGAATCGATATGAAATCTTGCATCTTGAGAGCAGTGTGTGATAGTAAAAGGTTTTTATTGCCACCTGGTTATTCCATGATTCAGGATATACTACGAGTTGTCTTCAC ATTTCCAACAATTAATGGTTTAAAAGACGACTACACTCGCATAATGGAGACAGATTACGAAACTTGTGATGCTCACGTCCACAATAAGTGTCCGTTTAGTATTTTAGATTGGTTACTGAATTCGAAAAAATCTCTGTGA
- the LOC135948999 gene encoding uncharacterized protein LOC135948999, with amino-acid sequence MKSNKIIFIWYTMATLVCFLICMITTSNGDSLEQTIEQQLTLEQLQHQYPENVTSVQDVVQPLKRKRRYLEFPEGSSFQLVYDLIVGVVDFTNYLILGVTVALAWELPSKPPSEIFEDLTERLRDGTLGTSRNDTVENINYIDRKTKTTTMKTPISKSQYNLQPMFRPPMHYRYYTQRTPDSFYKYPFQTESQSLKSYKPNRYNTWSRKSNILKYYTPKPVHPFTKWTKIKIQPKYSAKGVRYPWWNLPQRLKNSLITRPSVRRFDQNINYSRAQFNYKKPIGTYKTFPSTGRSEHRIYPIFGKQSISDVRKPQHRFRRSGIFTEIPSKLDRIHIGQHRRTRHDLYQRIEIYLTGRGSHGHHCVLRALCETGQKSHERKPGSFVAELMRAIFTMPEPIDATADGLPQIGYKEQRYDTANSLKGNCASRYNLCKDSLWSSHLVL; translated from the exons atgaaatcaaacaaaattatctTCATTTGGTACACAATGGCTACTCtggtttgttttttaatatgcaTGATAACGACATCAAATGGGGATTCCCTGGAACAGACAATCGAACAACAACTAACCTTGGAACAGCTTCAACATCAATATCCCGAAAATGTGACCTCAGTTCAGGATGTTGTGCAGCCTTTAAAGCGTAAACGAAGATACTTGGAATTCCCCGAAGGTTCATCATTTCAATTAG TTTATGACTTGATTGTAGGCGTGGTCGACTTCACCAACTACTTAATTTTGGGTGTAACTGTGGCCTTAGCATGGGAACTGCCATCTAAGCCACCTAGTGAAATTTTCGAAGACTTAACTGAACGTTTAAGAGACGGTACCCTGGGGACTTCGCGCAATGACACCgtagaaaatattaattatatagaCCGCAAAACCAAGACGACTACAATGAAAACTCCTATCAGCAAATCCCAATATAATTTACAACCAATGTTTAGGCCTCCAATGCACTATCGATACTATACTCAGCGGACGCCGGATAGTTTTTACAAATATCCATTCCAAACAGAATCGCAGAGTCTGAAGTCTTACAAACCAAATCGATACAACACTTGGTCTAGAAAGAGTAATATTCTTAAGTACTACACTCCAAAGCCAGTGCATCCGTTtacaaaatggacaaaaatcaaaattcagCCCAAATATAGTGCGAAGGGTGTAAGATATCCATGGTGGAATTTGCCTCAACG aCTAAAAAACTCTCTTATTACACGCCCCAGTGTTAGAAGATTtgatcaaaatataaattatagccGAGCTCAATTCAACTATAAAAAACCAATTGGAACATACAAAACGTTTCCTAGTACCGGACGATCTGAGCATCGGATATATCCAATTTTCGGAAAACAAAGTATTTCCGATGTTCGAAAACCTCAACATCGTTTCAGACGTAGTGGAATTTTCACCGAGATACCTTCAAAATTGGATCGTATACATATAGGGCAACATCGTAGAACGCGCCACGATTTGTACCAACGAATAGAAATCTATTTAACTGG TCGGGGTTCGCATGGTCATCATTGCGTTTTAAGAGCTCTGTGTGAGACGGGACAAAAATCACACGAACGCAAGCCGGGTTCCTTTGTTGCCGAATTAATGCGTGCCATATTCACAATGCCCGAACCAATAGATGCAACTGCTGATGGCCTGCCTCAAATTGGCTATAAGGAGCAACGTTATGATACAGCCAATTCACTAAAAGGAAACTGTGCCAGTCGTTATAATCTTTGCAAAGACTCTTTATGGTCTTCACATTTGGtgctttaa
- the LOC135949003 gene encoding uncharacterized protein LOC135949003, whose protein sequence is MCGWFLLPICAISSLRPYNITKSLSDEIQKAATQEFVLDNSWNILRNSLNKDKNITLFNHPLPHYTAATAFDTSSWQLTQSVLNEHKSADKNAARRSVPDENVKIHNDFHYGINKSNQENNFYNNQKQPTPLLSNIKLVNSSTLSPSSASSLSPRATNSTSSSSASSYFERVELLESLTHTKNEKLLLHRNKRYLLFPEGSSFQLVFDLIIAVVDYTNFAIMGITCAVAWELPSKPPSEIIENFRTKLNDGTFGLSRRNDSTLQQLEYINSQRTEQEAVEDNKRWEVGVPVDTANMYNQPYTQYQQHQQLSATVATTSGREKLLTNAPKPQQLPPPPSSSNFYHNNDNNYRHREKFQPSTATTSFYSQHPQQQQWPNYNFETFDTNQRKTLYANDNKQRPMYRNDFAFQANKNNNQQAQHSANKWNAENWQPKKHQYSHQQPQPQQTKIPYNDAGDYWNKDNWWDRNKDRIEKHWQENQQKWSSQYQENSHNYQTPMFSRRTGRNRKILNKPPKHRIYPVFGKRRRRRSSSADHHRAHLHNDDFSQILQDIHTREHLQTRQKLYGKIEKLYKARGQNGTACVLRALCETEKNHLNAHYNETPQSFVMELLRSIFALPKAMLANSKDSSLHLHSRYTDAVLHAHDVTQSCSQQYYDCEYSITYDI, encoded by the exons ATGTGTGGGTGGTTTTTGCTGCCCATATGTGCCATAAGCTCCCTGAGACCCTACAACATAACAAAATCATTGTCTGATGAAATTCAAAAGGCAGCCACACAGGAATTTGTGCTTGACAATAGTTGGAATATTCtaagaaattcattaaacaagGATAAAAATATCACATTATTTAATCACCCACTGCCGCATTATACAGCAGCAACAGCATTTGACACATCTTCTTGGCAATTAACGCAAAGTGTATTGAACGAACATAAAAGTGCTGACAAGAATGCCGCTCGTCGTTCTGTTCCTGATGAGAATGTTAAAATtcataatgattttcattatgGAATTAATAAAAGCAATCAAGAAAATAATTTCTACAACAACCAAAAACAACCAACACCTTTATTGTCTAACATCAAACTTGTAAACTCATCAACCTTATCGCCATCGTCAGCATCATCGTTGTCACCAAGAGCAACAAACtccacatcatcatcatcagcgtCGTCATATTTTGAACGTGTTGAATTGCTTGAATCTCTGACGCAtacgaaaaatgaaaaattactacTTCATCGAAACAAACGCTATTTATTATTTCCCGAAGGTAGTTCTTTCCAGTTAG TTTTTGATCTTATCATAGCGGTTGTGGATTACACTAACTTTGCCATTATGGGCATAACATGTGCAGTGGCCTGGGAGTTACCGAGCAAACCGCCTAGTGAGATAATTGAGAATTTCCGCACAAAACTTAACGATGGTACATTCGGTCTCAGTAGACGCAATGATTCCACACTGCAACAACTTGAGTACATTAATAGCCAACGAACGGAACAGGAGGCCGTAGAAGACAATAAAAGATGGGAGGTAGGCGTACCAGTAGACACTGCAAACATGTACAACCAACCCTATACACAGTATCAGCAGCACCAGCAGCTGTCAGCAACAGTTGCAACCACATCCGGACGTGAAAAATTGTTAACGAACGCACCAAAGCCACAACAACTACCACCACCCCCATCTTCAAGCAATTTCTAtcacaacaacgacaacaactaTCGTCACCGAGAGAAATTCCAAccatcaacagcaacaacatcttTCTATAGCCAGCATCCGCAGCAACAACAGTGGCCCAACTACAATTTCGAAACGTTTGATACTAATCAAAGAAAAACTTTATACGCCAACGACAATAAACAACGGCCAATGTACCGAAATGATTTTGCCTTCcaagcaaacaaaaacaacaaccaacaGGCTCAGCATTCAGCCAACAAATGGAATGCTGAAAATTGGCAACCAAAAAAACACCAATACTCACACCAGCAGCCGCAGCCGCAGCAGACGAAAATTCCATACAACGATGCAGGCGATTACTGGAACAAAGACAACTGGTGGGATCGCAACAAAGACCGCATAGAAAAACACTGGCAGGAAAACCAACAGAAATGGTCGTCGCAGTATCAAGAAAA TTCCCATAATTATCAAACACCCATGTTTAGCAGGCGCACAGGCAGAAatcgtaaaattttaaataaaccaccAAAACATCGCATCTACCCGGTATTTGGCAAACGTAGACGTAGACGTAGCAGTTCTGCTGACCATCATCGTGCACATTTGCACAATGACGATTTCTCACAAATACTGCAAGACATTCACACCCGAGAACATTTACAGACACGACAAAAACTGTatggaaaaattgaaaaactttaTAAAGC aCGTGGTCAGAATGGAACCGCTTGTGTTTTGAGGGCTCTCTgtgaaacagaaaaaaatcatttaaatgctCATTACAACGAAACACCTCAAAGTTTTGTTATGGAACTTTTGCGTTCCATATTTGCATTGCCCAAAGCAATGCTGGCCAACTCAAAGGATTCGTCGTTGCATCTACATTCCCGCTACACGGATGCGGTCTTGCATGCACATGATGTCACCCAAAGTTGTAGTCAGCAATATTACGATTGTGAATACAGCATCACCTACGATATATAA